The Anomaloglossus baeobatrachus isolate aAnoBae1 chromosome 7, aAnoBae1.hap1, whole genome shotgun sequence sequence gctgtgtatctaatcctctcctgtgtgatactgcctgctgagccgtgtatctaatcctctcctgtgtgatactgtctgctgagccgtgtatctaatcctgtcctgtgtgatactgtctgctgagccgtgtatctaatcctctcctgtgtgatactgtctgctgagccgtgtatctaatcctctcctgtgtgatactgtctgctgagccgtgtatctaatcctatcctgtgtgatactgcctgctgagctgtatctaatcctctcctgtgtgatactgtctgctgggccatgtatctaatcctctcctgtgtgatactgtctgctgggccatgtatctaatcctgggcACACGGTGAGATGCCCCAGTCCCCTATCACACAGGTATGATGGCTGCGGTGCTCGGCGTCAGTACAGGAGACATAAGACAGGTTTCAGCTTCATGTTTTATTTCAGGGGTGACACATTGGTAACAGGTGACGTGTCGGGGGTCCGGGGGTCGCTCGGCCCCTCAGTGTTTAGTGATTTACAGGTGAGGGGGCAGATGACGTACAGACAGGAGCGCGGGGATCGGGCACTACTTGGCGCAGTGGTCACAGTTGCTGCTGGCATAGTCCCAGTGGAAGCCGATGGCATCGATGACAGATCCGGAGCTGCCGCTGATGTACCTCAGGACGGTGTTGGGGTGCAGGGGGGCGCCATTGAAACTGGTGCCGTAATCTTTACCGATGGCGAACTGACGCCCTTTATTTGTGACGATCATCAACTTCCTGAGATACGAGGAATATTTCCCAGATACTTGGATGACGTGCTCCCCGGGGTGCAGGAAGATCTCCTCCAAATCTCCCAAGGAGCCCCCCTTATAGTCTGACCAGGTGGTGCCATAACGGACCTGTATCCTGAGGGGAAAACAGCCATGAAACCCTCCaaccacacacacaacaccaccaacagggggcagcattatagcagttatattcttgtacataggggcagtattatagtagttatattcttgtacataggagcagtattatagtagttatattcttgtatataggggcagtattatagtagttatattcttgtatataggggcagtattatagtagttatattcttgtacataggggcagtattatagtagttatattcttgtatatagggggcagtattatagtagttatattcttgtacataggggcagtattatagtagttatattcttgtatatagggggcagtattatagtagttatattcttgtacataggggcagtattatagtagttatattcttgtacataggggcagtattatagtagttatattcttgtatatagggggcagtattatagtagttatattcttgtacataggggcagtattatagtagttatattcttgtacataggggcagtattatagtagttatattcttgtatatagggggcagtattatagtagttatattcttgtatatagggggcagtattatagtagttatattcttgtatataggggcagtattatagtagttatattcttgtatatagggggcagtattatagtagttatattcttgtacataggggcagtattatagcagttacagttaggtccagaaatctttggccagtgacacaattttggcgagttgggctctgcatgccaccacattggatttgaaatgaaacctctacaacagaattcaagtgcagattgtaacgtttaatttgaaggtttgaacaaaaatatctgatagaaattgtaggaattgtcacatttctttacaaacactccacattttaggaggtcaaaaataattggacaaataaaccaaacccaaacaaaatatttttattttcaatattttgttgcgaatcctttggaggcaatcactgccttaagtctggaacccatggacatcaccaaacgctgggtttcctccttcttaatgctttgccaggcctttacagccgcagccttcaggtcttgcttgtttgtgggtctttccgtcttaagtctggatttgagcaagtgaaatgcatgctcaattgggttaagatctggtgattgacttggccattgcagaatgatccacttttttgcactcatgaactcctgggtagctttggctgtatgcttggggtcattgtccatctgtactatgaagcgccgtccgatcaactttgcggcatttggctgaatctgggctgaaagtatatcccggtacacttcagaattcatctggctactcttgtctgctgttatgtcatcaataaacacaagtgacccagtgccattgaaagccatgcatgcccatgccatcacgttgcctccaccatgttttacagaggatgtggtgtgccttggatcatgtgccgttccctttcttctccaaacttttttcttcccatcattctggtacaggttgatcttggtctcatctgtccatagaatacttttccagaactgagctggcttcatgaggtgtttttcagcaaatgtaactctggcctgtctatttttggaattgatgaatggtttgcatctagatgtgaaccctttgtatttactttcatggagtcttctctttactggtgacttagagacagatacacctacttcactgagagtgttctggacttcagttgatgttgtgaacgggttcttcttcaccaaagaaagtatgcggcgatcatccaccactgttgtcatccgtggacgcccaggcctttttgagttcccaagctcaccagtcaattccttttttcttcggcgctccattgggagacccagacgattgggtgtatagctactgcctccggaggccacacaaagcattacactaaaaagtgtaaggcccctccccttctggctatacaccccccgtgggatcacgggctgctcagttttcaagctttgtgcgaaggaggtcagacatccacgcatagctccactgtttagtcagcagtagctgctgactatatcggatggaagaaaagagggcccatgctaaagggcccccagcatgctcccttctcaccccactcttgttggcggtgtttgttaaggttgaggtacccattgcgggtacggaggctggagcccacatgctgctttccttccccatccccctgagggctctggtgaagtggcatcttaccggcctccagactctgaggccgggctccgtccacagacccggagatcctgctggatacggagctgggtaccgtcagggacaaggccctgcaacatccaggtactctgtgtccccgtacagacaggcacagacacactccagcgttgctgggtgttctagtgcgccggggacagtagcgcttgggttatactcactgcagcttagctgagtgagtttatgtgtggggaacttccGCGCcgcctgcggcgcggctgagacttgtggtgcgccggggactttgcgccgaccgtgcttttacgacggcagcgcttctaactttagtccccggcttctgcggcctggttacgttcgttcccgcccccagccctgtcagtcagggaagaggagagacgctgtacaatagtcagcgccgagggctggagtcttatttacatactccagccctctcactgggcacagtgggacgccagtttcccgctctttgtctgcagcacgcccacggcccgcccctcttcacaggacgccggcagccattcctgcacgcagtctgagctggagaacggacatagccctgggagacccagacaggggattctggcgaccacacacccgctgttaagcgggcggtaagcagcacctaggtgctgaccccactagtgccacagtgttgttttgtgtacttttctcTGTACctttatatattgcactgtacggtcgcttcttggcttatacccctatattgctctgaggagacaacagcatgtcatccgcaaaaagcaagggtgccaaggcacaggcttcatatgctgcctgtaccgcatgtggggctgatctaccggcaggttccactgacccccattgtgtgcaatgttcggtccctgtgccacttcgtcagccggagtctatgctagtagtggcccaggcagagacgcctgtgaaccctgccccggtgacggggacagactttgcagtttttgctgataagatgtctgtgactatgacaaaaattctagaaactccaggccggtcactcagaccatgggcactgttgattcaatgttccccggtcc is a genomic window containing:
- the ZG16 gene encoding zymogen granule membrane protein 16; the protein is MLLWILLGICCIAAAQPRSSSYSGEYGGGGGKRFSHSGNQMDGPITAMRIRTNRNYITGIQVRYGTTWSDYKGGSLGDLEEIFLHPGEHVIQVSGKYSSYLRKLMIVTNKGRQFAIGKDYGTSFNGAPLHPNTVLRYISGSSGSVIDAIGFHWDYASSNCDHCAK